The following coding sequences lie in one Arabidopsis thaliana chromosome 3, partial sequence genomic window:
- the CYP82G1 gene encoding cytochrome P450, family 82, subfamily G, polypeptide 1 (''cytochrome P450, family 82, subfamily G, polypeptide 1'' (CYP82G1); FUNCTIONS IN: electron carrier activity, monooxygenase activity, iron ion binding, oxygen binding, heme binding; INVOLVED IN: oxidation reduction; LOCATED IN: endomembrane system; EXPRESSED IN: 9 plant structures; EXPRESSED DURING: 8 growth stages; CONTAINS InterPro DOMAIN/s: Cytochrome P450 (InterPro:IPR001128), Cytochrome P450, E-class, group I (InterPro:IPR002401); BEST Arabidopsis thaliana protein match is: cytochrome P450, family 82, subfamily C, polypeptide 4 (TAIR:AT4G31940.1); Has 35333 Blast hits to 34131 proteins in 2444 species: Archae - 798; Bacteria - 22429; Metazoa - 974; Fungi - 991; Plants - 531; Viruses - 0; Other Eukaryotes - 9610 (source: NCBI BLink).): MTFLFSTLQLSLFSLALVIFGYIFLRKQLSRCEVDSSTIPEPLGALPLFGHLHLLRGKKLLCKKLAAMSQKHGPIFSLKLGFYRLVVASDPKTVKDCFTTNDLATATRPNIAFGRYVGYNNASLTLAPYGDYWRELRKIVTVHLFSNHSIEMLGHIRSSEVNTLIKHLYKGNGGTSIVKIDMLFEFLTFNIILRKMVGKRIGFGEVNSDEWRYKEALKHCEYLAVIPMIGDVIPWLGWLDFAKNSQMKRLFKELDSVNTKWLHEHLKKRSRNEKDQERTIMDLLLDILPEDIVISGHVRDVIVKATILALTLTGSDSTSITLTWAVSLLLNNPAALEAAQEEIDNSVGKGRWIEESDIQNLKYLQAIVKETHRLYPPAPLTGHKSKNLYCHYNSYFMTLLIL; the protein is encoded by the exons ATGACTTTTCTCTTTAGTACTCTCCAgttgtctctcttctctttggcCCTTGTAATCTTTGGTTACATTTTCCTCAGAAAACAATTGAGTAGATGTGAAGTTGATAGCTCCACGATTCCTGAGCCATTGGGAGCTTTGCCTCTATTCGGACACCTCCATCTTTTGCGTGGCAAAAAACTCCTTTGCAAGAAATTAGCTGCCATGTCCCAAAAACATGGTCCTATCTTCTCCCTCAAGTTAGGGTTTTATAGGCTGGTTGTAGCCAGCGACCCAAAAACGGTGAAAGATTGTTTCACCACCAACGACTTGGCTACAGCAACCAGACCCAATATAGCCTTTGGTCGGTACGTAGGCTACAACAATGCAAGTCTGACTCTGGCTCCCTATGGAGACTATTGGCGTGAGTTACGTAAGATTGTCACCGTCCATCTATTCTCAAACCACAGTATAGAGATGCTTGGTCACATTCGTTCTTCAGAAGTAAACACGTTGATCAAACACCTATACAAAGGGAATGGTGGAACTTCTATAGTGAAGATTGACATgttatttgagtttttgacCTTCAATATAATCCTTAGGAAGATGGTGGGGAAGAGGATTGGTTTCGGTGAAGTGAATAGCGATGAATGGCGTTATAAGGAGGCCCTGAAGCATTGCGAGTACTTGGCTGTGATTCCTATGATAGGCGACGTTATTCCATGGTTGGGATGGTTGGATTTTGCAAAAAATTCTCAAATGAAGAGACTATTTAAGGAGCTTGACTCAGTCAACACCAAGTGGCTCCACGAACATCTcaagaagagatcaagaaaTGAGAAGGATCAAGAAAGAACAATCATGGATCTACTGCTAGACATCTTACCAGAGGATATTGTGATAAGTGGACACGTACGCGATGTCATTGTGAAGGCAACAATTTTG GCTCTCACATTAACAGGATCAGACAGCACATCCATCACTTTGACATGGGCGGTATCGCTGCTACTCAACAATCCAGCTGCTTTAGAAGCAGcacaagaagagattgataATAGTGTCGGCAAAGGTAGATGGATTGAAGAATCCGATATACAAAACCTCAAGTACCTACAAGCTATTGTTAAGGAAACGCACCGACTTTACCCGCCGGCTCCTCTAACAGGTCACAAATCAAAGAATCTTTATTGTCATTATAATTCTTATTTCATGACCTTATTAATCTTGTAA
- the RALFL26 gene encoding ralf-like 26 (ralf-like 26 (RALFL26); CONTAINS InterPro DOMAIN/s: Rapid ALkalinization Factor (InterPro:IPR008801); BEST Arabidopsis thaliana protein match is: RALF-like 30 (TAIR:AT4G13075.1); Has 49 Blast hits to 49 proteins in 7 species: Archae - 0; Bacteria - 0; Metazoa - 0; Fungi - 0; Plants - 49; Viruses - 0; Other Eukaryotes - 0 (source: NCBI BLink).), with translation MKAWMIILLVICVAVVVEQSEARKGRKYLNPGVLDRCRGPNPPAGCHPHNSHHKPRVPVHNYSRGCSRITRCRRDA, from the coding sequence atgAAGGCATGGATGATAATCTTGTTGGTGATTTGTGTCGCTGTGGTGGTGGAGCAATCAGAGGCTCGCAAAGGTCGAAAGTATTTAAATCCAGGCGTGCTTGACCGGTGTCGTGGTCCTAATCCTCCAGCGGGATGTCATCCTCACAATTCCCACCACAAACCTCGCGTCCCTGTTCACAATTATAGTCGTGGTTGTAGTAGAATTACCCGGTGCAGACGAGATGCCTAG
- the CYP82G1 gene encoding cytochrome P450, family 82, subfamily G, polypeptide 1 (''cytochrome P450, family 82, subfamily G, polypeptide 1'' (CYP82G1); FUNCTIONS IN: electron carrier activity, monooxygenase activity, iron ion binding, oxygen binding, heme binding; INVOLVED IN: oxidation reduction; LOCATED IN: endomembrane system; EXPRESSED IN: 9 plant structures; EXPRESSED DURING: 8 growth stages; CONTAINS InterPro DOMAIN/s: Cytochrome P450 (InterPro:IPR001128), Cytochrome P450, conserved site (InterPro:IPR017972), Cytochrome P450, E-class, group I (InterPro:IPR002401); BEST Arabidopsis thaliana protein match is: cytochrome P450, family 82, subfamily C, polypeptide 4 (TAIR:AT4G31940.1); Has 33970 Blast hits to 33806 proteins in 1725 species: Archae - 58; Bacteria - 3885; Metazoa - 11872; Fungi - 7373; Plants - 9512; Viruses - 6; Other Eukaryotes - 1264 (source: NCBI BLink).) — translation MTFLFSTLQLSLFSLALVIFGYIFLRKQLSRCEVDSSTIPEPLGALPLFGHLHLLRGKKLLCKKLAAMSQKHGPIFSLKLGFYRLVVASDPKTVKDCFTTNDLATATRPNIAFGRYVGYNNASLTLAPYGDYWRELRKIVTVHLFSNHSIEMLGHIRSSEVNTLIKHLYKGNGGTSIVKIDMLFEFLTFNIILRKMVGKRIGFGEVNSDEWRYKEALKHCEYLAVIPMIGDVIPWLGWLDFAKNSQMKRLFKELDSVNTKWLHEHLKKRSRNEKDQERTIMDLLLDILPEDIVISGHVRDVIVKATILALTLTGSDSTSITLTWAVSLLLNNPAALEAAQEEIDNSVGKGRWIEESDIQNLKYLQAIVKETHRLYPPAPLTGIREAREDCFVGGYRVEKGTRLLVNIWKLHRDPKIWPDPKTFKPERFMEDKSQCEKSNFEYIPFGSGRRSCPGVNLGLRVVHFVLARLLQGFELHKVSDEPLDMAEGPGLALPKINPVEVVVMPRLDPKLYSLL, via the exons ATGACTTTTCTCTTTAGTACTCTCCAgttgtctctcttctctttggcCCTTGTAATCTTTGGTTACATTTTCCTCAGAAAACAATTGAGTAGATGTGAAGTTGATAGCTCCACGATTCCTGAGCCATTGGGAGCTTTGCCTCTATTCGGACACCTCCATCTTTTGCGTGGCAAAAAACTCCTTTGCAAGAAATTAGCTGCCATGTCCCAAAAACATGGTCCTATCTTCTCCCTCAAGTTAGGGTTTTATAGGCTGGTTGTAGCCAGCGACCCAAAAACGGTGAAAGATTGTTTCACCACCAACGACTTGGCTACAGCAACCAGACCCAATATAGCCTTTGGTCGGTACGTAGGCTACAACAATGCAAGTCTGACTCTGGCTCCCTATGGAGACTATTGGCGTGAGTTACGTAAGATTGTCACCGTCCATCTATTCTCAAACCACAGTATAGAGATGCTTGGTCACATTCGTTCTTCAGAAGTAAACACGTTGATCAAACACCTATACAAAGGGAATGGTGGAACTTCTATAGTGAAGATTGACATgttatttgagtttttgacCTTCAATATAATCCTTAGGAAGATGGTGGGGAAGAGGATTGGTTTCGGTGAAGTGAATAGCGATGAATGGCGTTATAAGGAGGCCCTGAAGCATTGCGAGTACTTGGCTGTGATTCCTATGATAGGCGACGTTATTCCATGGTTGGGATGGTTGGATTTTGCAAAAAATTCTCAAATGAAGAGACTATTTAAGGAGCTTGACTCAGTCAACACCAAGTGGCTCCACGAACATCTcaagaagagatcaagaaaTGAGAAGGATCAAGAAAGAACAATCATGGATCTACTGCTAGACATCTTACCAGAGGATATTGTGATAAGTGGACACGTACGCGATGTCATTGTGAAGGCAACAATTTTG GCTCTCACATTAACAGGATCAGACAGCACATCCATCACTTTGACATGGGCGGTATCGCTGCTACTCAACAATCCAGCTGCTTTAGAAGCAGcacaagaagagattgataATAGTGTCGGCAAAGGTAGATGGATTGAAGAATCCGATATACAAAACCTCAAGTACCTACAAGCTATTGTTAAGGAAACGCACCGACTTTACCCGCCGGCTCCTCTAACAG GAATCCGCGAAGCACGTGAAGATTGTTTCGTGGGAGGATACCGTGTTGAGAAAGGCACACGCTTGCTCGTAAACATATGGAAACTTCATAGGGATCCCAAGATCTGGCCTGACCCCAAAACCTTTAAGCCTGAGAGGTTCATGGAGGATAAATCACAATGTGAAAAGAGCAACTTTGAATACATTCCTTTCGGTTCGGGAAGGAGGTCGTGTCCGGGAGTCAATCTTGGTCTAAGAGTTGTACACTTTGTATTGGCTAGATTGCTTCAAGGGTTTGAGTTACACAAAGTGTCTGATGAACCACTGGATATGGCTGAAGGGCCTGGTTTAGCCTTGCCAAAGATTAACCCGGTCGAAGTAGTTGTAATGCCTCGGCTCGACCCGAAGTTGTATAGTTTACTCTAA